Part of the Methylomonas rapida genome is shown below.
CAGCAATGCATGGGGGCGACCAGAAGAAGCCAATTTGCCCGATATTTTGCCCCGGATCAAATCCAGCGTGGTTGCGGTAGGTACTTTCATGCCCACGCGTAATCCGCGTGCTGTATTTCTGGGAACCGGTTTTGCCGTGGCGGATGGGCGTCAGGTTATCACCAACGCGCATGTCGTTGGCAAGGAGTTGGATGTGGCCCACCTTGAGCGGTTTGCGGTGTTTTTTCGCCAGAATCAGCAAGAGCAGATGCAGATAGCGGAGCTGGTCGCCACCGATGAAGAACACGATCTGGCTTTGCTCCGCTTGGCGGAAGGCAAGTTGCCCGTGCTTGAGCTGGGTGATTCCTCGCGGGTCAGGGAAGGGGAGTTATATGCTTTCACCGGCTATCCGATCGGAATGGTGTTGGGTTTATACCCGGTTACGCACCGCAGCATTATTTCCGCTATTTCGCCGAATGCAATTCCGGTCATTGTCAGCCGGCAACTGAATGTGCAGATGCGGAAAAAACTGGAAGCACCCTATGACGTGTTTCAACTGGA
Proteins encoded:
- a CDS encoding S1C family serine protease — encoded protein: MIRLLPGCFLLCMLLISNAWGRPEEANLPDILPRIKSSVVAVGTFMPTRNPRAVFLGTGFAVADGRQVITNAHVVGKELDVAHLERFAVFFRQNQQEQMQIAELVATDEEHDLALLRLAEGKLPVLELGDSSRVREGELYAFTGYPIGMVLGLYPVTHRSIISAISPNAIPVIVSRQLNVQMRKKLEAPYDVFQLDATAYPGNSGSPLYDIDTGKVMGIINKVFVQGSKENAISHPSGISYAIPAEHIQRLLAQKGN